Part of the Mycolicibacterium mengxianglii genome is shown below.
GCGGCGACCAGGAAGCCGAGGGCGACCAGTTTCATCTGCCGCAGTCCGCGCCGCCGCTCTGCGTCAGCCTGGGAGTCGGCCCCGGCGAACGACTCGGCGAACGACGAACGCGCCGTTCCCTGCGGATCGGGTGCCTCGGCGGGGGCGTCCGGCGAATCGGGTCTCACAGCCACTCCACCATCATCCGTCATCGCCACGCCGACGGCGGCCAGGACGCGATCCAGTTACTGTGACCACCTCTGCACGCCGTATCGGACCCGTCCGGCGGATTCGCACTAGGATTCATGGCGCGACTAGTGAATGGAAATAGTGCGACAGTGGCTCAACAGTCCCAGGCCGAACCCGCCAAGGTAGACGGACGGAAGAGGCGGTGGCATCAGCACAAGGTCGATCGACGCAACGAACTGGTCGACGGCACTCTTGGCGCCATCCGCCGACTCGGCCGCGATGTGAGCATGGACGAGATAGCTGCGGAAATCGGTGTATCGAAGACCGTCCTGTACCGCTATTTCGTCGACAAGAACGACCTCACCACCGCGGTGATGATGCGCTTCACCCAGACGACCTTGATTCCGAACATGGCGGCCGCCCTGTCGACCCATCTCGACGGTTACGACGTGACCCGCGAGATCATCCGCGTTTACGTCGAAACCGTGGCGGCCGAGCCCGAGATCTACCCATTTGTCTTTGCAAACAGCTCCGCCAGCAAAAGCAAGGTGATCGCCGACAGTGAGCGGATCATCGCCGGGATGCTCGCGGTGATGTTCCGGCGTCGTATGCAGAAGGCCGGCATGGACACCAAGGGCGTGGAGCCGTGGGCGTACATGATCGTCGGGGGCGTGCAGCTGGCGACCCACTCCTGGATGTCGCATCGGCGGATGACCTCGGACGAACTCATCGACTACCTCACGATGCTGTCCTGGAGCGCCTTGTGCGGGATCGTCGAAGTGGGCGGTTCACTCGAACGATTCAACGAACAGCCGCATCCGGTGCCCCTCCTACCTGGGCAGGAAGAATCGGCGGACTGACGCCGCGGGCACGTTAGGCTCGCGGCATGGCCGATCTGCCGTCACTGTGGACCCATGAGCCCCACCACATCCTGACCTTCCGGCCCGGCGACAAGGTCGCCGACATCGACGCCGGCGCCACCCCCGGCTTCGACGGTTCCAAGAGCGACGCGCCCGAACTGCAGGCCGAACGAAACGAACGCTTCGCCGAACTGCAGGAGATGCTCTACGCCAACGGACGCGCCGGCGACAGCAGGTCGGTGCTGCTGGTGCTGCAGGGCATGGACACCGCGGGCAAAGGCGGAATCGTCAAACATGTCGTCGGGGCCGGCAACCCCCAGGGGATCGACTACACCAGCTTCGGTGTGCCCACCGCCGAGGAAAAGGCGCACGGCTACCTGTGGCGGATCCGCAACGCACTGCCCGCCGCCGGCCAGGTCGGTGTTTTCGACCGCTCGCACTACGAAGATGTGCTGGTGGTCCGGGTGCACAACCTGGTGCCACCGGAGGTGTGGGCCGCGCGCTACGACGAGATCAACGCCTTCGAGAAAGAACTGGTCGACAGCGGAACCACCCTGGTGAAGGTGGCCATGTTCGTCTCGCTCGACGAACAGAAGCGGCGCCTGGCCGAGCGCCTGGAACGCCCGGACAAGTACTGGAAGTACAACCCGGGTGACCTCGACGAGCGCAAACTCTGGCCGGCCTACCAGGAGGCGTATCAAGCGGTGCTGGACAAGACCTCGACCGGTTACGCGCCCTGGCACGTGGTGCCGTGTGACCGGAAGTGGTA
Proteins encoded:
- a CDS encoding TetR/AcrR family transcriptional regulator — encoded protein: MARLVNGNSATVAQQSQAEPAKVDGRKRRWHQHKVDRRNELVDGTLGAIRRLGRDVSMDEIAAEIGVSKTVLYRYFVDKNDLTTAVMMRFTQTTLIPNMAAALSTHLDGYDVTREIIRVYVETVAAEPEIYPFVFANSSASKSKVIADSERIIAGMLAVMFRRRMQKAGMDTKGVEPWAYMIVGGVQLATHSWMSHRRMTSDELIDYLTMLSWSALCGIVEVGGSLERFNEQPHPVPLLPGQEESAD
- a CDS encoding polyphosphate kinase 2 family protein; protein product: MADLPSLWTHEPHHILTFRPGDKVADIDAGATPGFDGSKSDAPELQAERNERFAELQEMLYANGRAGDSRSVLLVLQGMDTAGKGGIVKHVVGAGNPQGIDYTSFGVPTAEEKAHGYLWRIRNALPAAGQVGVFDRSHYEDVLVVRVHNLVPPEVWAARYDEINAFEKELVDSGTTLVKVAMFVSLDEQKRRLAERLERPDKYWKYNPGDLDERKLWPAYQEAYQAVLDKTSTGYAPWHVVPCDRKWYSRLAITELLIEALKSLGMSWPPADFDVDAEKKRLTQA